One window from the genome of Campylobacter concisus encodes:
- a CDS encoding glycosyltransferase family 4 protein has translation MKKIVFLRINPNAVGGAERYLRRLTKALKDVGIDTSIRSYLGEARISSWKKALRFNAQVKRQKKSDEVYFSLERVSCTDIYRAGDGVHKIYRATKPFWWVNPLNFVYPYLEKRCFKNSKKIIANSNYIKEQIISAYGINESKIVTIYNGINLPQKVEKGEAKLSVCEDFGLDYNLPIVLFVGNGFKRKGAKDFLLLVSKLKTPVNALIVGKDKNLNSYKKLAKKLKIKAFFTGEQKMTAKFYEASDIFIFPTHYEPFSNVVLEALSFKNIVFTTAQNGAAEILENRFVMSEPNDESILELVEQVLNDNEMMRELQEKSFLLSQKFSIEENASKTLEIINEVLNLEQK, from the coding sequence ATGAAAAAAATAGTTTTTTTACGTATCAATCCAAATGCAGTCGGTGGTGCCGAACGCTATTTAAGAAGGCTTACTAAAGCCCTAAAAGACGTAGGCATAGATACATCTATACGCTCATATCTAGGAGAGGCTAGGATCTCGTCATGGAAAAAGGCTTTGAGATTTAACGCACAGGTAAAACGTCAGAAAAAAAGTGATGAGGTATATTTTAGCTTGGAGCGAGTGAGCTGCACAGATATTTATAGAGCAGGGGACGGCGTGCATAAAATTTATCGTGCCACAAAGCCATTTTGGTGGGTTAATCCTCTAAATTTTGTCTATCCATATCTAGAAAAACGTTGCTTTAAAAATTCTAAAAAGATAATCGCAAATTCAAACTACATAAAAGAGCAAATCATTTCAGCTTACGGTATCAATGAGTCAAAGATCGTTACCATTTACAACGGTATAAATTTGCCACAAAAAGTAGAAAAAGGAGAAGCAAAACTTAGCGTATGCGAAGATTTTGGACTCGATTACAATTTGCCAATTGTGCTTTTTGTTGGAAACGGCTTTAAAAGAAAAGGAGCAAAGGACTTTTTGCTTCTTGTCTCAAAGCTAAAAACGCCAGTAAATGCGCTAATAGTAGGCAAAGATAAAAATTTAAATTCATATAAGAAGCTAGCAAAAAAACTAAAGATAAAGGCATTTTTTACAGGTGAGCAAAAAATGACTGCAAAATTTTATGAAGCAAGTGATATTTTTATATTTCCAACGCACTACGAACCATTTTCAAATGTCGTTCTAGAGGCACTTAGCTTTAAAAATATTGTCTTTACAACGGCTCAAAATGGGGCAGCTGAAATTTTAGAAAATCGTTTTGTCATGAGTGAACCAAATGATGAAAGTATACTGGAGCTAGTGGAGCAGGTGCTTAATGATAATGAGATGATGAGAGAGCTGCAAGAGAAGTCATTTTTACTTTCACAAAAATTTAGTATAGAAGAAAATGCAAGCAAAACTCTTGAAATCATAAACGAAGTGCTAAATTTGGAGCAAAAGTGA
- the polA gene encoding DNA polymerase I, which yields MKTLTIIDTFGFFFRLYYAMSGLKNREGKPSGMISGFANFIASLKDEYQSDYLIFALDSKGKTLRHEILGDYKANRSEPPAQLKEQLPVCIDMIEKMGLYNLSREGYEADDIIASAVKFCKDKDIFVRIVTHDKDLYQLIEDGKVSIYSPQSKIDHDSASCFEKYGVYPAQVRDFLAIAGDSSDNIPGVKGIGAVGAKKLLAEYGSLEGIYENLALLRNERTKNMLAAAKDEAFLSKKLATLFDDAVSSFDLEHSKFPEQNPLINISEILKEYDLNRLLKSLQKEENAEFKLGFKANLLLDEASIEKLLSNITPETIVAFDTETTGVDSRSAKIVGFSFCFNDEDAYYVPVAHNYLGVPQQISLNFATWAVGQIYKGCVIGQNLKYDFEIVKNNLGLNPPVNFKDTMILAWLSDPNSSVGMDALAKRLYDYDTIKFEDMVKKGQTFGDVPLENAAKYASEDAWITLKFYKTFLNTLDKNLLALADTHEFPFILTLFDMEQNGIKINEAKMQKLILENDTKLKALTSEIYELSSENFNINSVKQLGVILFEHLKLPTKKKTKTGYSTDESVLAELIDAHPVIEKILVYRELYKLQSTYCEPLLALAKKDEGSRIYTSFLQTGTSTGRLSSKNPNLQNIPARGSLAKDVRECFEAREGYSFVGLDYSQIELRLLAHFSQDPALLEAFKNDEDIHARTAISIFGSSDGQNRAVAKSINFGLIYGMGSSKLANQVNITRAEAKEYIERYFKAFATIKDFLESIKISAKNDGFVQTLLGRKRYFDFKSATPMQIAMFEREAVNTVFQGSAADLVKMAMVKVRANLDENARMLLQIHDELIFEVKDEFAQEFGKATQKTMEEIYTLNVPLKTSLNIAKNWGELK from the coding sequence ATGAAAACACTTACGATTATTGACACTTTTGGTTTCTTTTTTAGGCTCTACTACGCCATGAGCGGACTTAAAAACAGAGAAGGCAAGCCAAGCGGTATGATTAGTGGCTTTGCAAATTTTATAGCAAGCCTCAAGGATGAATACCAAAGCGACTACCTCATCTTCGCACTTGATAGCAAAGGCAAGACCTTACGTCACGAAATTTTAGGTGATTACAAAGCAAACAGGAGTGAGCCACCAGCTCAGCTAAAAGAACAGCTTCCAGTTTGCATAGATATGATAGAAAAAATGGGACTCTACAACCTTAGCCGCGAGGGCTACGAGGCCGATGACATCATCGCAAGTGCGGTTAAATTTTGCAAAGATAAAGATATATTTGTGCGAATAGTCACGCATGACAAGGACCTTTACCAGCTCATAGAGGACGGCAAAGTGAGCATCTACAGCCCACAAAGCAAGATCGATCATGATAGCGCAAGCTGCTTTGAAAAGTATGGAGTTTATCCGGCACAGGTAAGAGACTTTCTAGCGATCGCAGGCGATAGCTCGGATAACATCCCAGGAGTCAAAGGCATCGGTGCAGTGGGGGCTAAGAAGCTTTTGGCTGAGTATGGTAGCTTAGAGGGAATCTATGAAAATTTAGCCCTTCTTAGAAATGAGCGTACTAAAAATATGCTGGCAGCTGCAAAAGACGAAGCATTTTTGAGCAAAAAGCTAGCCACTCTATTTGATGACGCAGTTAGTTCATTTGATCTTGAGCACTCTAAATTTCCCGAGCAAAATCCTCTGATAAACATCTCAGAAATTTTAAAAGAGTACGATCTAAACAGACTTCTTAAGAGCTTGCAAAAAGAGGAAAATGCTGAATTTAAGCTTGGCTTTAAAGCAAATTTACTCCTTGATGAGGCTAGCATCGAAAAACTACTTTCTAACATCACGCCAGAGACCATCGTCGCCTTTGACACCGAGACCACAGGCGTTGATAGCAGGAGTGCAAAGATCGTTGGCTTTAGCTTTTGCTTTAACGATGAGGATGCCTACTACGTGCCAGTGGCTCACAACTACCTTGGTGTGCCACAGCAAATAAGTCTAAATTTTGCAACTTGGGCAGTAGGACAAATTTACAAAGGCTGCGTAATCGGACAAAATTTAAAGTATGACTTTGAAATAGTTAAAAATAACCTAGGTCTAAATCCTCCAGTAAATTTTAAAGACACGATGATACTTGCTTGGCTTAGCGATCCAAACTCTAGTGTCGGCATGGACGCACTGGCAAAGAGACTTTATGACTACGACACGATAAAATTTGAAGATATGGTCAAAAAGGGACAAACTTTTGGCGATGTGCCACTAGAAAATGCCGCCAAATACGCGAGCGAGGACGCTTGGATAACGCTTAAATTTTATAAAACTTTTTTAAACACTCTTGATAAAAATTTGCTAGCCCTTGCCGATACGCACGAGTTTCCTTTTATCCTCACGCTCTTTGACATGGAGCAAAACGGCATCAAGATAAATGAAGCTAAGATGCAAAAGCTCATCCTTGAAAACGACACCAAACTAAAGGCGCTAACAAGTGAAATTTACGAGCTAAGCAGCGAAAATTTCAACATAAACTCAGTAAAACAGCTTGGCGTCATACTTTTTGAGCATCTAAAACTCCCAACCAAAAAGAAGACAAAAACTGGATACAGCACCGATGAAAGCGTGCTAGCTGAGCTCATAGACGCTCATCCAGTGATTGAAAAAATTTTAGTCTACAGAGAGCTTTACAAACTGCAAAGCACCTACTGCGAGCCACTTTTAGCGCTTGCAAAAAAGGATGAGGGCTCACGAATTTACACGAGCTTTTTGCAAACTGGCACAAGCACTGGCAGGCTTTCAAGTAAAAATCCAAATTTACAAAATATCCCAGCTCGTGGCAGCCTTGCAAAGGATGTCAGAGAGTGCTTTGAAGCGCGCGAGGGATATAGCTTTGTGGGGCTTGACTACAGCCAGATCGAGCTTAGGCTGCTAGCTCACTTTAGCCAAGATCCTGCGCTTCTTGAGGCGTTTAAAAATGACGAGGATATCCACGCAAGGACGGCTATTAGCATATTTGGTAGCAGCGACGGGCAAAATAGAGCCGTGGCAAAGAGCATAAATTTTGGCCTCATTTATGGCATGGGCTCAAGCAAGCTGGCAAATCAAGTAAATATCACAAGAGCCGAGGCAAAAGAGTATATAGAGCGCTATTTTAAGGCATTTGCGACGATCAAAGATTTTTTAGAGAGCATAAAAATTTCAGCCAAAAACGATGGCTTTGTGCAGACGCTACTTGGCAGAAAGCGCTACTTTGACTTTAAAAGTGCCACACCTATGCAAATAGCTATGTTTGAGCGCGAAGCAGTAAATACGGTCTTTCAAGGCTCTGCGGCAGACCTAGTCAAGATGGCGATGGTAAAAGTTAGAGCAAATTTAGATGAAAACGCGAGAATGTTACTTCAGATCCACGACGAGCTGATTTTTGAAGTAAAAGACGAATTTGCGCAGGAATTTGGCAAGGCGACGCAAAAGACAATGGAGGAAATTTACACGCTAAATGTGCCGCTTAAAACATCGCTAAATATCGCTAAAAACTGGGGTGAGCTAAAATAG
- a CDS encoding ribosomal maturation YjgA family protein, with the protein MRHYLGDVLVTVMLYAFGRAVFKTAPKILAFEIFIFSLFIEILQYFKVLEILDIHNLIIRIVFGGTFDVSDIVCYALGCLLAYLTDAIYFLQKYKSPNI; encoded by the coding sequence GTGCGACATTATTTAGGTGATGTGCTAGTTACGGTGATGCTTTACGCATTTGGACGAGCCGTGTTTAAAACTGCACCAAAAATTTTAGCATTTGAAATATTTATCTTCTCGCTATTTATAGAAATTTTACAATACTTTAAAGTGCTTGAAATTTTAGATATTCATAATTTAATAATACGCATAGTCTTTGGCGGAACATTTGACGTTAGCGACATCGTATGTTACGCATTGGGCTGCTTGCTGGCTTATTTGACTGATGCCATTTACTTTCTGCAAAAGTATAAAAGTCCAAATATATAG
- the dapE gene encoding succinyl-diaminopimelate desuccinylase, giving the protein MVISFLKELLSFRSITPNDAGSLEFIAKFLPDFEAKFIEKNGTKNLILSKIYGDGEHLAFAGHVDVVPPGEGWDSDPFTPLEKDGYIYARGAQDMKSGVAAFVCAAKDTKFNGKLSLILTSDEEGDGTYGTPLALEYLREINDLPKFCVVAEPTCDKEFGDSIKVGRRGSINGKIVIKGVQGHVAYPEKCVNPVNLIAPLLNKIADHDMDAGSEFFSPSKIVITDIRGGMQVCNVTPSELSIMFNVRNSNLTDVNDVESYLREVLKGLDFELSIKQSSKRFLTNKDSKIVKKLMASVTKFTGVTPVLNTKGGTSDARHFSEFGVDAIEFGVINDRIHAKNERVSVDEVNKLYEIFKDLIEKF; this is encoded by the coding sequence GTGGTAATTAGCTTTTTAAAAGAGCTTTTAAGCTTTCGCTCTATCACACCTAATGATGCTGGAAGCTTAGAATTTATCGCTAAATTTTTGCCTGATTTTGAGGCGAAATTTATAGAAAAAAACGGTACCAAAAACCTCATACTCTCTAAAATTTATGGTGATGGCGAGCATCTAGCTTTTGCAGGACATGTTGATGTCGTGCCTCCAGGTGAGGGCTGGGATAGCGATCCATTTACACCACTAGAAAAAGATGGCTACATCTACGCAAGAGGCGCACAGGATATGAAAAGTGGCGTGGCTGCTTTTGTTTGCGCTGCTAAAGATACGAAATTTAATGGTAAGCTAAGTCTTATTTTAACAAGCGACGAAGAGGGCGATGGCACATATGGCACGCCTTTAGCACTTGAATATTTGCGCGAAATAAATGATTTGCCAAAATTTTGCGTAGTGGCTGAGCCAACTTGCGATAAAGAATTTGGCGATAGCATAAAAGTTGGCAGACGTGGCTCAATAAATGGCAAGATCGTGATAAAGGGCGTTCAAGGGCACGTGGCATATCCTGAAAAGTGTGTAAATCCGGTAAATTTGATAGCTCCACTTTTAAATAAAATAGCTGATCACGATATGGACGCTGGGAGCGAGTTTTTTAGTCCAAGCAAGATTGTGATAACTGATATTAGAGGTGGCATGCAAGTTTGCAACGTCACGCCAAGCGAGCTTAGCATAATGTTTAATGTTAGAAACTCAAATTTAACTGACGTAAATGACGTCGAGAGTTATCTTAGAGAGGTTTTAAAAGGGCTTGATTTTGAGCTTAGTATAAAGCAAAGCTCAAAGAGATTTTTAACAAATAAAGATAGCAAAATCGTAAAAAAATTAATGGCTTCTGTCACAAAGTTCACAGGCGTTACACCGGTTCTAAATACAAAGGGCGGCACGAGCGATGCAAGGCACTTTTCTGAATTTGGCGTAGATGCGATAGAATTTGGCGTGATAAACGACCGCATACATGCTAAAAACGAGCGAGTTAGTGTTGATGAGGTAAATAAACTTTATGAAATTTTTAAAGATTTGATAGAAAAATTTTAA
- a CDS encoding EAL domain-containing protein has product MTYQYVDYFKNVSKYDVTNFQSHINDSAMGDVLLLKDDNKNGYKVVASSDKRIINQEFNDKSCGNIFTHNFQKDYFWTKILPENAAQVCMFVPVGEYILGFKGKVDQRITGTHDEYFFEWLLNNMALTFILSLVGAIVALSTCIWYAVKYIKEKNNYNVLKTDTKKQIEELGEKLYIDPMTGLLNKTALVRDINSYENPKVVLIDIDDFGKMNDFYGKFACDQILVKMADLISEFAKNENMKAYCIEADRFALVEDSDSFIDRYEDMVEDLIEIFKGRMLSIVDEDGREIEGIEIHSTIGFALDSDQTLRKATIALKTAKEQDKDYVCYFKGLNQKEEYATQIERSKLIQYATINNNIVPYFQPIVNDQKVPVKYECLIRLLDRGDVISPNVFLDISKRIKRYADLEKQLIKKCFKQLVEDKNLVLSINLSSRDMIDGDVSSLVLNLLNKHNVAGRVVFEIVEDEELKNLERVSNFIERVKSMGAKIAIDDFGSGYSNFSYIIKIKPDYVKIDGSIIKDIDINKDSHSIASAIVAFAKDLGIKTIAEYVHSKEIFEICKEIGVDEFQGFYFGAPERAGS; this is encoded by the coding sequence TTGACATATCAATATGTTGATTATTTCAAAAATGTCAGCAAATATGATGTCACAAATTTTCAATCTCACATTAACGATAGTGCTATGGGTGATGTCCTTTTATTAAAGGATGATAATAAAAATGGATATAAGGTCGTAGCGTCTTCAGATAAAAGAATAATAAATCAAGAATTTAATGACAAAAGCTGTGGAAATATCTTTACTCATAATTTCCAAAAAGATTATTTTTGGACAAAAATTTTGCCAGAAAATGCCGCTCAAGTTTGTATGTTTGTGCCAGTTGGAGAGTATATATTAGGCTTTAAAGGAAAGGTCGATCAACGTATTACTGGCACGCATGATGAGTACTTTTTTGAGTGGCTTTTAAATAATATGGCTTTAACATTCATCTTAAGCCTCGTTGGTGCAATAGTTGCTTTGTCTACTTGTATATGGTATGCGGTCAAGTACATAAAAGAAAAAAATAACTATAACGTATTAAAAACAGATACCAAAAAACAGATAGAAGAGCTTGGAGAAAAGCTTTATATCGACCCAATGACTGGACTTTTAAATAAAACAGCATTGGTGCGTGATATTAATAGCTATGAAAATCCTAAAGTAGTGCTTATAGATATTGACGATTTTGGCAAGATGAATGACTTTTACGGTAAATTTGCATGTGACCAGATTTTGGTCAAGATGGCTGATTTGATCAGTGAATTTGCCAAAAATGAGAATATGAAAGCTTACTGTATAGAAGCAGATAGGTTTGCTCTGGTAGAAGATAGCGATAGCTTTATCGATAGATATGAAGATATGGTTGAAGATTTGATAGAAATTTTTAAAGGCCGTATGCTAAGTATAGTCGATGAAGATGGTAGAGAGATAGAAGGTATCGAGATACATAGTACAATAGGCTTTGCTCTTGATAGTGACCAAACACTAAGAAAAGCAACAATAGCATTAAAAACAGCAAAAGAGCAAGATAAAGACTATGTTTGTTATTTCAAAGGGCTAAATCAAAAAGAGGAATATGCAACTCAAATAGAACGCTCTAAACTGATACAATACGCCACTATAAATAACAATATTGTTCCTTATTTTCAGCCGATAGTTAATGATCAAAAGGTACCTGTAAAATATGAATGTTTGATAAGACTTTTAGATAGAGGCGACGTTATATCACCAAATGTCTTTTTAGATATCTCAAAGCGCATTAAGCGTTATGCTGATCTTGAGAAACAACTCATTAAAAAGTGTTTTAAGCAGCTTGTAGAGGATAAGAATTTAGTACTTTCTATAAATTTAAGCAGTAGAGATATGATCGATGGTGATGTTAGCTCACTTGTTTTAAATTTATTAAATAAGCACAATGTTGCTGGCAGAGTAGTATTTGAGATCGTTGAAGATGAAGAGCTTAAAAATTTAGAGAGAGTTTCAAATTTTATCGAGCGTGTAAAAAGCATGGGTGCAAAGATTGCTATCGATGATTTTGGCTCAGGATATTCAAATTTTTCTTACATCATAAAGATCAAGCCTGACTACGTGAAGATCGATGGCTCTATTATAAAAGATATAGACATAAATAAAGATTCACACTCTATCGCAAGTGCGATCGTGGCATTCGCAAAAGACCTTGGTATAAAAACTATTGCTGAATATGTGCATTCAAAAGAGATATTTGAAATCTGTAAAGAGATCGGCGTAGATGAGTTCCAGGGCTTTTATTTTGGTGCACCAGAGCGTGCTGGCTCATAA
- a CDS encoding endonuclease MutS2 produces MTEEIFLKLDLGEYLDKFNSFLARQKPLFLQGDSKIHFENISELSKYDFKAPDEIKELDDALMRLSKQAVLHISEIYEFAKIIKYFSYLKKQKFEGRLGEWIAKVEIPEAMSHMANSFDENGEFSDSVDERFYAIKQAFSEKKRQIDTELKKLIYSKHITPYLVDTQTHYINSQEVLLVRGGFNHALKGTVIARSSGGYFYVAPASTERLKKEQSELLDRKEEIIFEHCKKFSLQMSKSLLFLKFINNAFDQFDAYQARVNLARSRDYEFVLPNSSHVIKLEKFAHPALKNPKSVSVDFSKKVLLITGVNAGGKSMLLKSIISATLLAKYLLPMRIDANRSTIGSFKEFDAIIEDPQSVKNDISTFAGRMVHFAKLFTKRSIIIGIDEIELGTDFEEAASLYGVMIERLITQDIKMIITTHHKRLAMLLAKNPEVELVAALYDEAAQRPKFEFLKGTIGKSYAFETAARYGISQNLVAQAKKIYGEDKENLNEIITKTLNLQTKLDVGIKEVTAKEERLERLLEEQKELKEKNEIKLNATISRLEKEYYEAINAAKAVINFKDIKDKQRALNVANEKKAAIVKPKKTERESLKIGDRVKYENIKGTVLSISKNDAMIESNGINLRVPLELLRKNGNEVELPKKGGVSLNVDKPKTASLSLDLHGMRADEAIAKLDKFISDSLVMGFDEVSVFHGIGTGKLAFAVKNFLKEHPSVKEFFDAPANQGGYGAKIVRL; encoded by the coding sequence ATGACTGAAGAGATATTTTTAAAGCTCGATCTAGGCGAGTATCTGGATAAATTTAACTCCTTTTTAGCAAGGCAAAAACCGCTATTTTTACAAGGCGATAGCAAAATCCACTTTGAAAACATTAGCGAGCTTTCAAAGTATGATTTTAAGGCGCCTGACGAGATAAAAGAGCTTGATGACGCACTTATGAGACTTAGCAAGCAAGCAGTGCTTCACATCAGCGAAATTTACGAGTTTGCAAAGATCATTAAGTATTTTTCATATCTAAAAAAGCAAAAATTTGAAGGTAGGCTTGGCGAGTGGATCGCTAAAGTTGAAATCCCTGAAGCGATGAGCCATATGGCAAACAGCTTTGATGAAAATGGCGAGTTTAGCGACAGCGTGGATGAGAGATTTTATGCGATAAAGCAGGCCTTTAGCGAGAAAAAGCGCCAGATTGACACTGAGCTTAAAAAGCTCATTTACTCAAAGCACATCACGCCCTATTTAGTCGATACCCAGACGCACTACATCAACTCGCAAGAGGTACTTTTGGTGCGTGGCGGCTTTAATCACGCCCTAAAAGGCACCGTGATCGCTAGAAGCTCGGGCGGCTACTTCTATGTCGCACCTGCAAGCACCGAGCGCCTAAAAAAGGAGCAAAGCGAGCTACTTGATAGAAAAGAAGAGATTATTTTTGAACACTGCAAGAAATTTAGCCTGCAGATGAGCAAGAGCTTGCTCTTTTTGAAATTTATAAATAACGCTTTTGATCAGTTTGACGCGTATCAGGCGCGCGTAAATTTGGCTAGATCACGTGACTATGAGTTTGTTTTGCCAAATAGCTCGCACGTTATCAAGCTTGAGAAATTTGCCCATCCAGCGCTTAAAAACCCAAAAAGCGTGAGTGTGGATTTTAGTAAAAAAGTGCTTTTAATAACCGGCGTAAATGCTGGCGGTAAGTCGATGCTTTTAAAATCAATCATCTCAGCCACGCTGCTTGCAAAGTATCTGCTGCCTATGCGTATCGACGCAAACCGCTCAACGATCGGCTCTTTTAAAGAATTTGACGCGATCATAGAAGATCCGCAAAGTGTGAAGAACGACATCTCGACCTTTGCTGGCAGGATGGTGCATTTTGCAAAGCTTTTTACTAAAAGATCGATCATCATCGGTATCGACGAGATCGAGCTTGGCACCGATTTTGAAGAGGCTGCGAGCTTGTATGGCGTCATGATAGAGCGCCTCATCACTCAAGATATCAAAATGATCATCACGACCCACCACAAGCGCCTTGCGATGTTGCTAGCTAAGAATCCAGAGGTTGAGCTAGTGGCGGCACTTTACGACGAGGCGGCTCAAAGGCCTAAATTTGAGTTTTTAAAGGGCACTATTGGCAAGTCTTACGCCTTTGAAACGGCGGCAAGATACGGCATATCTCAAAATTTAGTGGCTCAGGCTAAGAAAATTTACGGCGAAGATAAAGAGAATTTAAACGAGATCATCACAAAGACGCTAAATTTACAAACCAAGCTTGATGTGGGGATAAAAGAGGTTACGGCAAAAGAGGAGCGACTGGAGCGCTTACTTGAAGAGCAAAAAGAGCTAAAAGAGAAAAATGAGATCAAGCTAAATGCGACTATTTCGCGCCTTGAAAAAGAGTATTATGAAGCGATAAATGCGGCAAAAGCTGTTATAAATTTCAAAGATATCAAAGACAAGCAAAGAGCGCTAAATGTGGCAAATGAGAAAAAAGCTGCCATCGTTAAGCCTAAAAAAACTGAGCGCGAGAGCCTAAAAATAGGCGATAGAGTGAAGTATGAAAATATAAAAGGTACGGTTTTAAGCATCTCTAAAAATGATGCAATGATCGAGTCAAATGGCATAAATTTACGCGTGCCGCTCGAGCTTTTAAGAAAAAATGGCAACGAAGTAGAGCTACCTAAAAAAGGTGGCGTTAGCCTAAATGTAGATAAGCCAAAAACGGCCTCGCTCTCGCTTGATCTGCATGGCATGAGAGCTGATGAGGCGATAGCAAAGCTTGATAAATTTATCTCAGATAGTCTTGTTATGGGATTTGACGAGGTTAGCGTATTTCACGGCATCGGCACTGGCAAGCTCGCCTTTGCTGTTAAAAATTTCTTAAAAGAGCATCCAAGCGTGAAAGAGTTTTTTGATGCACCGGCAAATCAGGGTGGATATGGAGCTAAAATAGTCAGGCTTTAA
- the murC gene encoding UDP-N-acetylmuramate--L-alanine ligase: MKKVHFIGIGGIGISAIARFLHEKGHKISGSDIKESKTTLELKDEGIEVITPHCKEAIKDQDFVVYSAAIKEDNIELVEARRKGIKCFSRKEILPYVLEDKCVFAVAGAHGKSTTSAMLASLIEGSVIIGAISKQFGSNMRYAKSDNVVFEADESDSSFLNSNPYLAIVTNAEPEHMEHYDYDLAKFYAAYKGFLERAKVRVINAEDEFLSTLKLDAIRLYPSTDITELTMVVRDYQPYTSFNLKNLGKFEAFGMGEHIAIDASLAILAAMHETPLKDIRENLLNFKGIKKRFDILSANKNFVLIDDYAHHPTEIKATLKSVFEYAKILGIKSVTAIFQPHRYTRLSTNLAGFKECFKGVDELVILPVYAAGENPIEVDMKSEFSEYNPIFTDKVERVEEGIEFTDEFGVKNRLSDGIVVGFGAGDISVQLRGGY; encoded by the coding sequence ATCAAAAAAGTCCATTTCATAGGCATTGGCGGCATCGGTATCTCAGCTATCGCTAGATTTTTACATGAAAAAGGCCACAAGATAAGCGGCAGCGACATCAAAGAGAGTAAGACGACGCTAGAGCTAAAAGATGAAGGTATCGAAGTCATCACGCCGCACTGCAAAGAGGCGATAAAAGACCAAGACTTTGTAGTCTACTCAGCTGCGATAAAAGAGGACAATATCGAGCTAGTGGAGGCTAGGAGAAAGGGCATAAAGTGCTTTTCAAGAAAGGAAATTTTGCCTTACGTGCTTGAGGATAAGTGTGTTTTTGCAGTAGCTGGTGCGCACGGCAAGAGCACGACTTCAGCGATGCTAGCAAGCCTAATCGAAGGCTCAGTCATCATCGGCGCCATCTCAAAGCAGTTTGGCTCAAATATGCGCTATGCAAAGAGTGACAACGTCGTATTTGAGGCTGATGAGAGCGATTCGAGCTTTCTAAACTCAAACCCATATCTAGCCATCGTCACAAACGCAGAGCCAGAGCACATGGAACACTACGACTACGATTTAGCTAAATTTTACGCAGCCTACAAGGGCTTTTTGGAGCGCGCAAAGGTTAGAGTGATAAACGCTGAGGATGAGTTTTTAAGCACGCTTAAGCTTGATGCGATCAGGCTTTATCCAAGCACTGACATCACCGAGCTAACGATGGTGGTAAGAGACTATCAGCCATACACCAGCTTTAACCTTAAAAATTTAGGCAAATTTGAAGCCTTTGGCATGGGCGAGCACATCGCTATAGACGCATCTTTGGCTATCCTTGCTGCGATGCACGAGACGCCGCTTAAAGATATCAGAGAAAATTTACTAAATTTTAAAGGCATCAAAAAGCGTTTTGACATACTTAGCGCAAACAAAAATTTCGTCCTAATCGACGACTACGCGCACCATCCAACCGAGATAAAAGCGACGCTAAAATCAGTCTTTGAATACGCCAAAATTTTAGGTATTAAGAGCGTCACAGCGATATTTCAGCCGCACCGCTACACAAGACTTAGCACAAATTTAGCTGGCTTTAAAGAGTGCTTTAAGGGCGTTGATGAGCTTGTCATCTTGCCAGTTTATGCAGCTGGAGAAAATCCGATCGAAGTTGATATGAAGAGCGAATTTAGCGAGTATAACCCGATCTTTACCGACAAGGTTGAGAGGGTTGAAGAGGGCATAGAATTTACAGATGAATTTGGCGTGAAAAACCGCCTAAGTGATGGCATCGTAGTTGGCTTTGGAGCGGGTGATATCAGCGTGCAGCTAAGAGGCGGATATTAA
- a CDS encoding MmcQ/YjbR family DNA-binding protein, protein MKRDDVEIYIKEKFDILGEQIFPKYPKFSAFRHKKNEKWFALLMEISASKLGLKSDEMIEVLNLKCSPDLAMVLVDERQIFKAYHMNKKHWINVNLNSKISQKTVFDLIDESFSLSK, encoded by the coding sequence TTGAAACGAGATGACGTTGAGATATATATAAAAGAGAAATTTGACATTTTAGGTGAGCAAATCTTCCCAAAATATCCAAAATTTAGCGCCTTTCGTCACAAGAAAAATGAGAAGTGGTTTGCACTGCTTATGGAGATAAGCGCTAGCAAGCTAGGCCTTAAAAGTGACGAGATGATAGAGGTTTTAAATCTAAAATGCAGCCCAGATCTAGCCATGGTGCTAGTTGATGAGAGGCAAATTTTTAAAGCATATCATATGAATAAAAAGCACTGGATAAATGTAAATTTAAACTCCAAAATCTCACAAAAAACAGTTTTTGACCTGATAGATGAAAGCTTTAGCTTAAGCAAATAA